The following are encoded together in the Brassica napus cultivar Da-Ae chromosome A9, Da-Ae, whole genome shotgun sequence genome:
- the LOC106349170 gene encoding TLC domain-containing protein 4-B produces the protein MSSPSLQTIKSYHHQAQHLVNSYLLADPFIPYTSVLTGIFLCKVVYDLCHFISNSHSKTYIILTKIQRIEWNNRGISTVHALFISALSLYFVFCSDLFSDRWHNDLVVFRSSRLSSLGLGLSIGYFIADLGMIFWKYPALGGLEYIVHHSLSGVAVAYSLFSGEGQLYTYMVLISEITTPEINLRWYLDTAGMKKSMAYVVNGVFIFLAWLVARILLFIYMFYHVYLHYNQVMRMHIFGYALVFGVPAALGIMNLIWFGKIVRGVKKTLAKRCEC, from the exons ATGTCGTCGCCTTCTTTGCAAACGATCAAGTCTTATCATCATCAAGCTCAGCATTTGGTTAATAGCTATCTCTTGGCTGATCCCTTCATTCCCTACACTTCTGTTCTAACCGGCATTTTCCTTTGCAAAGTG GTCTATGATCTTTGTCACTTTATCAGCAACTCCCATTCCAAGACCTATATCATCCTCACCAAAATTCAGAGAATCGAATGGAACAACCG TGGTATCTCAACAGTTCATGCTCTTTTTATCTCTGCTCTGTCTCTCTACTTTGTCTTCTGCTCCGATCTCTTTTCCGATAGGTGGCATAATGATCTTGTTGTTTTCCGGAGCTCACGTCTTTCCTCTCTTGGTTTAGGG TTGTCTATTGGTTACTTTATTGCTGATCTTGGGATGATCTTCTGGAAATATCCTGCTTTGGGTGGACTTGAGTAT ATTGTGCATCACTCCCTATCTGGGGTAGCAGTGGCCTACTCCTTGTTTTCCGGGGAAGGGCAGTTGTATACCTACATGGTCCTCATTTCCGAGATTACTACCCCAGAGATCAACTTGAGATGGTACCTGGACACAGCTGGTATGAAGAAGTCAATGGCATATGTTGTGAATGGCGTTTTCATCTTCTTGGCTTGGCTG GTTGCTAGAATTCTACTATTCATATACATGTTTTATCATGTGTATCTCCACTACAACCAG GTCATGAGGATGCACATCTTCGGATACGCTCTGGTGTTTGGGGTACCCGCTGCACTAGGTATCATGAACCTGATATGGTTCGGTAAGATTGTGAGAGGGGTGAAGAAAACATTAGCAAAGAGATGTGAATGCTGA
- the LOC106349171 gene encoding protein argonaute 2 produces the protein MERGGYRGGRADGRGRGGRGRGDGDGGGRSYGRGGGDRGRGFGVGGADRGRGYGGRASERGGGRGGDQQDFRSQSQWGPPPGQVGLGTQLQQQPRPHVVQQPPQAQVSQSVAGGGVGRGAWGRKLQVSPDTAAVPPSASSTVAVSETARGSEITNPRPSQVASSSSSDKKVQVVSSSSARKEPMKRPDKGGVVAVRRVNLLVNHFQVNINPQTVIRHYDVEIKGENPTKKISRFELSMVRDKLFTDNPHEFPFAMTAYDGQKNIFSAAELPTGSFKVDFPKTDETRARSYTFTINRVNELKLRDLKEYMSGGSSFNPRDVLQGMDVVMKEHPSKCMITVGKSFFTRETERDEELGYGIAAAKGYRHTLKPTQQGLSLCLDYSVLAFRKSMSVIEYLKLYFDWPDLRQFRNARRNVEKELTGLKVTVTHRKNKQKLTIVGLSREDTKDIKFDIIDPEGNEPPRRTSIVEYFRIKYGRDIVHKDIPCLDLGKNGRQNLVPMEFCVLVEGQIYPKDDLDKNSALWLKKLSLVNPRQRKDNILKMIKSKEGPSGGEITGNFGMKVDTNMTRVEGRVLKAPALKLAERGRAVREEPNPRQNNQWNLMRKGVTRGSVVKHWAVLDFTASERFNKMPNDFVNNLINRCWTLGMQLEPPIVYKSSRMDTLSNANALEELLRSVIDEAHRNHGGARPTLILCAMTGRVDGYKTLKWIAETKLGLVTQCFLTGSATKGGDQYRANLALKINAKVGGSNVELMDTFSFFRKDDQVMFIGADVNHPASRDKMSPSIVAVVGTLNWPEANRYAARVIAQPHRKEEIQGFGETCLELVKAHVQSTGKRPNKIVIFRDGVSDGQFDMVLNVELLDVKLTFEKNGYNPKITVIVAQKRHQTRFFPATDNDGSDKGNVPSGTVVDTKVIHPFEYDFYLCSHHGGIGTSKPTHYYTLWDELGFTSDQVQKLIFEMCFTFTRCTKPVSLVPPVYYADMVAYRGRMYHEASSREKNIKQQPRGASSSSLASSFSSLTVDDNAIFKLHKELENVMFFV, from the exons ATGGAGAGAGGTGGTTACCGAGGAGGTCGTGCTGACGGCCGCGGCAGAGGCGGCCGAGGTCGCGGTGACGGGGATGGTGGAGGCCGTAGTTATGGCCGCGGCGGTGGTGACCGGGGTCGTGGTTTCGGCGTCGGCGGCGCAGATCGAGGTCGTGGTTATGGAGGTCGTGCCTCTGAGCGAGGCGGTGGCCGTGGTGGGGATCAACAGGATTTCCGAAGCCAGAGTCAGTGGGGACCACCTCCGGGTCAAGTTGGCCTTGGGACGCAGTTGCAGCAGCAACCTCGACCACATGTGGTTCAACAGCCGCCACAGGCTCAAGTGAGTCAATCCGTTGCGGGAGGAGGCGTAGGTAGAGGCGCGTGGGGTCGTAAGCTGCAGGTTTCTCCTGATACGGCGGCGGTTCCACCTTCTGCATCGTCAACCGTCGCGGTTTCTGAAACGGCTCGTG GCTCTGAAATTACGAATCCAAGGCCATCTCaggttgcttcttcttcttcttctgacaAGAAAGTTCaagttgtttcttcttcttctgctagAAAAGAACCGATGAAACGTCCTGACAAAGGCGGTGTTGTAGCTGTGCGACGTGTAAACCTCCTTGTCAACCATTTCCAAGTGAACATCAATCCCCAAACTGTCATAAGACATTACGATGTTGAGATAAAAGGAGAGAACCCCACCAAGAAGATATCAAGATTCGAGCTATCTATGGTCAGGGACAAGCTGTTCACCGACAACCCCCACGAGTTTCCCTTTGCCATGACAGCATACGATGGTCAGAAGAACATCTTCAGTGCAGCTGAGTTGCCTACCGGGTCATTCAAGGTGGACTTCCCTAAAACGGATGAGACTAGAGCTCGGAGCTATACGTTCACCATCAACCGGGTGAATGAGCTTAAGCTCCGTGACTTGAAAGAGTACATGTCGGGAGGTTCTTCTTTCAACCCTCGCGATGTCTTGCAAGGGATGGATGTTGTGATGAAGGAGCACCCTTCCAAGTGTATGATAACCGTCGGTAAAAGCTTCTTCACTCGTGAAACTGAGCGGGATGAGGAACTTGGGTATGGTATTGCAGCTGCCAAAGGGTACAGACACACTCTAAAGCCGACACAACAAGGCTTATCATTGTGTTTGGACTACTCAGTGTTGGCGTTCCGGAAGTCAATGTCAGTCATCGAGTATCTGAAACTCTACTTTGACTGGCCTGATTTGCGTCAGTTTAGGAATGCTAGACGTAACGTGGAGAAGGAACTGACTGGGTTGAAAGTCACCGTCACTCATAGAAAGAACAAGCAGAAGCTCACTATCGTAGGACTGAGTAGAGAAGACACAAAGGATATCAAGTTCGATATTATAGATCCGGAGGGTAACGAGCCGCCGAGGAGAACGTCCATCGTTGAGTATTTCAGGATCAAGTACGGAAGAGACATTGTTCACAAGGACATCCCTTGCTTGGATTTGGGGAAAAACGGTCGGCAAAATCTTGTTCCCATGGAGTTCTGCGTTTTGGTCGAAGGGCAGATTTATCCAAAGGACGACTTGGATAAAAATTCTGCCTTGTGGTTGAAGAAGTTGTCACTAGTCAATCCACGACAAAGGAAGGATAATATACTCAAGATGATTAAGTCTAAAGAAGGACCAAGCGG TGGAGAAATCACTGGGAACTTTGGAATGAAAGTTGACACAAACATGACACGTGTAGAAGGTCGGGTTCTCAAGGCACCGGCGTTGAAGTTGGCAGAGAGAGGCAGAGCTGTCCGGGAGGAACCTAACCCGAGGCAGAACAATCAGTGGAACCTCATGAGGAAAGGAGTCACGAGGGGTTCGGTAGTCAAACACTGGGCTGTGCTTGACTTCACTGCGTCTGAGAGGTTCAACAAGATGCCTAATGACTTTGTGAACAACCTTATCAACCGTTGCTGGACGCTTGGGATGCAGCTGGAGCCTCCCATCGTTTACAAATCGTCGAGAATGGATACGCTTTCTAATGCTAATGCTCTCGAGGAGCTGCTTCGAAGCGTGATTGATGAGGCTCATCGTAACCATGGTGGTGCTCGTCCGACTCTTATTCTCTGTGCAATGACTGGGAGGGTTGATGGGTACAAGACTCTGAAATGGATAGCTGAGACCAAACTTGGTCTGGTTACTCAGTGTTTCTTAACCGGTTCGGCGACTAAAGGAGGTGATCAGTACCGGGCAAACCTTGCGCTCAAGATCAATGCAAAGGTCGGTGGAAGCAACGTTGAGCTGATGGATACTTTCTCTTTCTTCAGAAAAGATGATCAGGTCATGTTCATCGGCGCTGACGTCAACCATCCAGCTTCTCGCGACAAGATGAGCCCGTCCATCGTTGCTGTAGTGGGCACACTAAACTGGCCTGAAGCTAACCGTTACGCAGCTAGGGTCATTGCCCAGCCGCACCGGAAAGAGGAGATACAAGGATTTGGTGAAACGTGCTTGGAGCTTGTTAAAGCTCATGTTCAGTCCACTGGGAAACGGCCTAACAAGATTGTGATCTTCCGTGATGGTGTCAGTGATGGTCAGTTCGATATGGTTCTCAATGTGGAGCTGCTTGACGTGAAGCTCACTTTTGAGAAGAATGGTTACAATCCGAAGATAACTGTTATCGTGGCGCAGAAACGTCACCAGACTCGTTTCTTCCCTGCTACAGACAATGATGGGAGCGACAAGGGAAACGTGCCTTCGGGTACGGTGGTTGATACTAAAGTGATTCACCCCTTTGAGTATGATTTCTACCTTTGCAGTCACCATGGAGGCATTGGGACGAGCAAGCCGACGCATTACTATACTCTGTGGGATGAACTTGGATTCACTTCCGATCAGGTTCAGAAGCTCATCTTCGAGATGTGCTTTACTTTTACTCGTTGCACCAAACCTGTGTCTCTCGTTCCTCCGGTTTATTATGCTGACATGGTCGCGTATAGAGGAAGGATGTACCACGAGGCGAGTTCAAGGGAGAAGAACATTAAGCAGCAGCCACGGGGAGCGTCTTCTTCCTCACTTGCTTCTTCGTTCTCTTCTCTGACTGTGGACGACAACGCGATTTTCAAGCTGCACAAAGAGCTGGAGAACGTCATGTTCTTCGTGTGA